The segment GTCAACCCCATGCGCTACATCCTGAACTAAGCGATTCGCACAGAATCAATATGGCCCTCCCGCTCCCTGCGAGCCGGAGGGCTTTTTCATTCCATCGACGGCGATGCCAAAAATTCGACTCCACAACCAACTCTAAACCCAGGACGCAAAAGGCTTCAACTATCTTATTTTATGGTATAAACACATTAGCCAAACACTTTGACACAGTGGCCCGCCCCTTGCATCTCCACCGGCATGGATCTGTTCAACTTCGACCCCGCAACCACTTTCAGCTTTCTACTCACCCTGCTTCGGGTGAGCATCGTTCTGTTTGTTCTACCATTCTTTGGCGGACAAACAGTGCCCAAATCAGTCAAAGGTGCCTTATGCCTGATTCTAACCTGGGCATTATGGCCACACTTATCCTTCCCTGGAGTTCTGCTTCCCAACCACCCATTTCAATTGGTTTTGATGTTCCTCGGAGAACTGGTCATTGGAATGACACTTATGCTTGTTGTGCGCTTCCTGTTTGCAGCCGTACAGATGGGCGGTCAGGTCATTGGTTTCCAGATGGGTTTTTCAATGATCAACGTCGCCGACCCACTCACTGGTCAGCAAGTCGTCATCACTTCACATTTTCTGTACATGACCACCCTGCTGACCTTTCTATCACTCGGTGGTCACCTTTATCTACTTGAGGGACTAGCCGATAGTTTTGCCCTGATTCCGCCCGGAGGTCTGGTTTTCACTGTAACAGCTGCGCACGATCTGATTAGATTTGCGGAGCAGATATTCAGCATGTCCATCAAAATTGCCGCCCCCGTCATGGGCGCCATATTCATGGTCGATTTGGCACTGGCTTTGGTCGGACGAGCCTCACCACAAATGAACGTCTTGATTTTGGGCTTCCCCATTAAGATCAGCGTAGGATTCTTCTTTCTTGGGGTCCTGTTCACAACCCTGTCCCTGCACGTGGAGGGCTTTATTGCCCAAATGGGGCCCATGTTCAGACATCTTTTAATGGCCCTAAGTTGATTTATAGATACCAAGCGAGTTTGAGCGATGGCCAAAGATCCAAGTAAAACAGAAACTGCGACTGATAAACGACGCAATAAATCTCGCGAGGAAGGCAACGTTCCCAAGGGCCAGGAACTGGGCAAGACCACTGTCCTGCTCGCAGGATTGATTGGCCTGACGGTATATATTGATGTTATCGCCAGCGAATTGAAAGTCATCTTCGCCTGGTTTCTGAGTACGGCACCTTCAACCGTTCTCAGTCCGTCCGGTGTCTACACTCTGCTCACTGATGTTGCTGGTCGCATTGCGTATATGACTCTGCCTGTCATGCTATTCATTGCCTTTGTGGCTTTCCTTACTCAACGACTTCAGGTTGGCCCACTCTGGACAACTAAAGTTCTCAAGCCCAAATTTGATAAAGTCCTTAATCCACTTGGTGGATTGAAGAAGTTAATGATCAACCCCAAGACGGTCATCAATCTTACCAAAAACCTGCTTCAAGCCATTGCCATCGGCTTTGCACCATACCTGGTGCTCAAAGAGGAAATTAACAAGGTCGGACCGCTGTTCTACGCCACCACCGAGGGCATCGCCGTCTATATCCTGTCCACCGGAGCCAAGATGGTCATCTACGCTCTGGTGCCCATGCTGATCATTGCCATCGCAGACACTTGGTATACTCGCTGGGATTATGAAGAAAATCTCATGATGAGTAAGGATGAGGTCAAAGACGAA is part of the Desulfovibrio ferrophilus genome and harbors:
- the flhB gene encoding flagellar biosynthesis protein FlhB, with the protein product MAKDPSKTETATDKRRNKSREEGNVPKGQELGKTTVLLAGLIGLTVYIDVIASELKVIFAWFLSTAPSTVLSPSGVYTLLTDVAGRIAYMTLPVMLFIAFVAFLTQRLQVGPLWTTKVLKPKFDKVLNPLGGLKKLMINPKTVINLTKNLLQAIAIGFAPYLVLKEEINKVGPLFYATTEGIAVYILSTGAKMVIYALVPMLIIAIADTWYTRWDYEENLMMSKDEVKDERKQADGDPKVKAAQRRKMLQAMAERMMQDVPKADVVVTNPTHIAVALQYNPMVAPAPIVLAKGAEHLAQKIKEIARENGVPIRENKPLARALYKSVEIGEAIPEELFQTVAAVLAQLNKFKRPQP
- the fliR gene encoding flagellar biosynthetic protein FliR, which encodes MDLFNFDPATTFSFLLTLLRVSIVLFVLPFFGGQTVPKSVKGALCLILTWALWPHLSFPGVLLPNHPFQLVLMFLGELVIGMTLMLVVRFLFAAVQMGGQVIGFQMGFSMINVADPLTGQQVVITSHFLYMTTLLTFLSLGGHLYLLEGLADSFALIPPGGLVFTVTAAHDLIRFAEQIFSMSIKIAAPVMGAIFMVDLALALVGRASPQMNVLILGFPIKISVGFFFLGVLFTTLSLHVEGFIAQMGPMFRHLLMALS